TGCTCCCAGGTGGCCCAGGCCGGCACCAGGTTGGAGTTGGCGATGAGGACCCGCGGGGCGTCCTTGTGGGTCTCGAACACCCCCACCGGCTTGCCCGACTGGATCAGCAGGGTCTGGTGGTCCTCCAGGCGCTTGAGGGTCGCGACGATGGTGTCGAAGCACTGCCAGTCGCGGGCCGCGCGGCCGATACCGCCGTAGACCACCAGGTCCTCGGGGCGCTCGGCCACGTCCGGGTGGAGGTTGTTCATCAGCATGCGCAGCGCGGCTTCGGTGAGCCAGCTCTTGCAGTTGAGCGTGCTGCCGGTGGGGGCGGCGATGCGGCGGCTGGGATCGTGGCGTGTGTCGGCGAGGGGAGTGTGGCTGTTCATGGACGTGTCTTCTCTCGTTATGTGTCGTTTGGCTGTCTAGCGTTAGGCGTTGGCTCAGCTATCCAACGTGAGCTGGTGGATCAGGCGCGCCGCCGCGCGGGCGGTACGACCGTCGATATCGAAGCCGGGGTTGAGTTCGGCGATATCGGCCAGGCGCAGCTTGCCGCTGTCGCGAACTGCTTCGATCAGCGGTTCGAGCAGCGCCAGCGATACGCCACGGGCGGCGGGGGCGCTGACGCCAGGCGCCTCGGCGGCCGGCAGCACGTCGAGGTCGACCGTCAGGTAGAGGTGGTCACAGTGCGCCATGAAGCGCTGCAGGTCGCGCACGATGGCGTCCAGGTGCTGCGCCGTGAACTCGCGGTCTTCGCGTACCAGTACGCCGAGTTCGCGTGCGCGGGCGAACAGGGCGCGGGTATTGCTGGCGCGGCTGACCCCCAGGCAGGCGTAGCGGAACGGCCAGCCACGACGGTCGCACTCGGCGGCGATCTGGGCGAAGGGCGTGCCGGAGGAGACCGTCCGCCCCGGGTCGCGCAGGTCAAAGTGGGCGTCGAGGTTGATGATGCCGACCCGCGGCCGCGCCTCGGCCTGAGCTTGGAGATGACGGGCCAGGCCCGACCAGCTGCCGAAGGCGACTTCATGACCGCCGCCGAGAATCAGCGGCAGGTGCGACGCCGACAGCAGGGCGGCGACCCGTTCGGCCAGGCGCTGCTGCGCCGCTTCGAGATCGTCATTGCCATGGCAGTTCACGTCGCCGGCATCAAAGACGGGAGCGGTCCGATGCCAGGCCAGCGGGGCCAGCGCGCGGCGAATGGCGCGCGGCCCTTCGGCGGCGCCGATGCGCCCCTGGTTGCGTGCCACCCCGGCGTCGCAGGCGAAGCCGAGCAGGGCGATGCCCGTATTGACGCCCCGCTTCAGCGGGGTAATTGCTTGATGCCAGCGAAGGCTGTCAGGCTCCGAATCCTCGCGCCCGGCCCAGAGGGACATGTCGATGGCCGGATCGGCCAGATGCGGATCAGTGCTGGCTTTGGCCATGGGTCAGCTCTCCATGAAAGTTGCATTGGCCCTGGAAGATACGTTGGCGAAGACGGCCGGGCTGCACGGCATAGGCCAGCTCGGCAGGTGTCTCGGCGTCCCACAGACACAGGTCCGCCGGGGCGCCTTCGGCGATGCGCCCGAGCGATTGCCGATGCAGACCGAGGGCGCGTGCACCG
This portion of the Billgrantia sulfidoxydans genome encodes:
- the hutG gene encoding formimidoylglutamase — protein: MAKASTDPHLADPAIDMSLWAGREDSEPDSLRWHQAITPLKRGVNTGIALLGFACDAGVARNQGRIGAAEGPRAIRRALAPLAWHRTAPVFDAGDVNCHGNDDLEAAQQRLAERVAALLSASHLPLILGGGHEVAFGSWSGLARHLQAQAEARPRVGIINLDAHFDLRDPGRTVSSGTPFAQIAAECDRRGWPFRYACLGVSRASNTRALFARARELGVLVREDREFTAQHLDAIVRDLQRFMAHCDHLYLTVDLDVLPAAEAPGVSAPAARGVSLALLEPLIEAVRDSGKLRLADIAELNPGFDIDGRTARAAARLIHQLTLDS